The proteins below are encoded in one region of Oryzias melastigma strain HK-1 linkage group LG7, ASM292280v2, whole genome shotgun sequence:
- the LOC112158940 gene encoding uncharacterized protein LOC112158940 encodes MRRAVHYLGVCEQFLALGSVRGQFPPPPPMPPLPSPIWLLTVYGYDVLTRLDEYKARITSTFGSILKMDSTKKVTKKLAGAASDLATWATNVGNEHGQVLMSILTCSEGSEGLSRMATGLMRRYRLAKVPPPQLIYVDRDQDSCLVFGVGATGGSTGHLAPDALPQVSPLRATSSIPPSWGSCLTASSRWSPEMPAVSLRPSGPS; translated from the exons ATGCGGAGAGCGGTCCACTACCTTGGCGTCTGCGAGCAGTTCCTGGCCTTGGGCAGCGTGAGGGGGCAGTTTCCACCACCTCCACCTATGCCCCCTCTGCCGTCACCCATCTGGCTGCTAACGGTGTACGGCTATGACGTCCTGACGCGGCTGGACGAGTACAAGGCCAGGATCACGTCCACCTTCGGGTCCATCCTGAAGATGGACTCCACCAAGAAG GTGACGAAGAAGCTCGCAGGAGCCGCCTCTGACTTGGCCACCTGGGCCACCAACGTCGGCAACGAGCATGGTCAGGTCCTCATGAGCATCCTTACCTGCTCTGAGGGTTCTGAGGGCCTGTCCAGGATGGCGACCGGGCTCATGAGGCGGTATCGACTGGCCAAGGTCCCCCCCCCCCAGCTCATCTATGTGGACCGGGACCAAGACAGCTGCCTTGTTTTCG GAGTGGGAGCGACTGGTGGCTCGACTGGACATCTGGCACCTGATGCTTTGCCTCAGGTGTCACCACTGAGAGCCACCAGCTCTATCCCACCTTCATGGGGCAGCTGTCTCACTGCATCTTCGAGGTGGAGTCCGGAGATGCCCGCCGTCTCACTCAGGCCAAGCGGTCCGAGCTGA